The following coding sequences are from one Lysinibacillus sp. FSL W8-0992 window:
- a CDS encoding M14 family metallopeptidase yields MDIFVRPGDSLWYFSELYKIPLQLIIDSNQNINPQRLQVGQRVQIPGFVTTSYSIKQGDTLWQIAQSQNVQLNAILLANPDVHPNRLYIGQTIQVPQRLTWRIVNGKQNYDYNIMINDIKQLQAAYPFLQNASIGNSVLQREMPEILIGKGSKRIHYNGSFHANEWITTPIIMTFLNDYLLSLTNQTTIRGLSTLPLYEQTTLSIVPMVNPDGVNLVLHGPPDNEALKNKLITWNNDSTDFSGWKANINGVDLNDQFPAKWDLESARNPQSPGPRDYGGEAPLTQPEAIAMADLTRRSNFAWVLAFHTQGKVIYWGFENLEPPESQTMVEEFSRVSGYEPVKSANSYAGYKDWFIQDWRRPGFTVELGSGTNPLPISQFDDIYQEALGIFLAGLYL; encoded by the coding sequence GTGGACATATTTGTAAGACCCGGTGATTCACTGTGGTATTTCAGCGAGTTATATAAGATACCTCTTCAACTAATTATAGACTCCAACCAAAACATCAACCCTCAACGACTTCAAGTTGGACAACGCGTTCAAATTCCTGGATTTGTTACAACTAGTTATTCAATCAAACAAGGAGACACTTTGTGGCAAATTGCTCAAAGTCAAAATGTACAGCTCAATGCCATTTTGCTTGCCAATCCCGATGTTCATCCAAATCGACTGTACATTGGCCAAACAATTCAAGTCCCCCAAAGGCTCACTTGGCGCATCGTAAACGGTAAACAAAATTACGACTACAACATTATGATAAATGATATTAAACAGCTACAAGCTGCCTATCCATTTCTTCAAAACGCCTCCATTGGCAACTCCGTTTTACAGCGGGAAATGCCTGAGATTCTTATTGGTAAAGGCTCAAAGCGAATTCATTATAACGGTTCTTTTCATGCCAATGAATGGATTACTACGCCGATCATCATGACATTTCTAAACGATTACCTACTCTCACTAACAAATCAAACGACTATTCGAGGGCTTTCCACATTGCCTCTTTACGAGCAAACAACACTTTCGATCGTACCGATGGTTAACCCTGATGGTGTTAATTTAGTACTCCATGGCCCACCAGATAATGAAGCATTAAAAAATAAGCTCATTACTTGGAACAATGATAGTACCGATTTTTCTGGATGGAAGGCGAATATCAATGGTGTCGATTTAAACGACCAATTCCCGGCAAAATGGGACCTAGAAAGTGCTCGCAACCCTCAGTCACCAGGACCGCGAGATTATGGAGGAGAAGCACCGTTGACTCAACCTGAAGCTATCGCCATGGCCGATTTAACGCGGAGAAGCAATTTTGCTTGGGTTTTAGCGTTTCATACACAAGGTAAAGTAATCTATTGGGGATTTGAAAATCTTGAGCCACCTGAATCACAAACGATGGTGGAGGAATTTAGCCGTGTTAGTGGTTATGAGCCTGTTAAATCAGCAAATAGCTATGCTGGCTATAAAGATTGGTTCATACAAGACTGGCGCAGACCAGGGTTCACTGTGGAGCTAGGTAGCGGTACGAACCCGCTCCCAATCAGTCAGTTTGATGACATTTACCAAGAAGCTTTAGGGATTTTTCTAGCAGGATTATATTTGTAA
- a CDS encoding permease prefix domain 1-containing protein, protein MKKIKHHIDELFKDMPRNNETEMVKQEIIENLEEKVFYLMEQGKEEEDAINKAIVEFGDIDDLKKELGVKAPPEKKSMAKLNLEFSLWGSGLITAFFIFINLYYTPNTIWAIYPIFAILWWPLSMYFVWSRKKWSE, encoded by the coding sequence ATGAAAAAAATCAAACATCATATTGATGAGCTATTTAAAGACATGCCACGCAATAATGAAACAGAAATGGTGAAACAGGAAATCATCGAAAATCTTGAAGAAAAAGTATTTTATTTAATGGAGCAAGGAAAAGAAGAAGAGGATGCAATTAATAAAGCAATCGTTGAATTCGGAGATATTGACGATCTAAAAAAAGAATTAGGCGTAAAAGCGCCGCCAGAAAAGAAAAGTATGGCGAAGTTAAATTTAGAATTTTCCTTATGGGGAAGTGGCTTAATAACAGCTTTCTTTATTTTTATCAATCTATACTACACACCAAATACAATTTGGGCAATCTATCCGATTTTCGCCATACTATGGTGGCCGCTTTCAATGTATTTCGTATGGTCACGTAAGAAATGGAGTGAGTAA
- a CDS encoding MFS transporter — translation MAMIRKYGMLLGGFGFSYLGNWIYLVALNLMVWHLTYSATAVAGIFIVGPIARILTNFVAGSIIDRSNKRKIMIAMDVIRGIIVFLMPFITSIWLIYSLLFLANIASSFFGPSSTYYIAKYVRDEDKQRFNALLGTLNSGSFMLGPAIAGVLIAVFNISIAIWINSVTFFVCAWVISRLPNIEEQVEEKRVVLTMSVIINDFKVVWTFIKQQRNFLKFFMSYQIALMVAFALDSQEMTFIKKVLSASDSLYGVLVSIAGVGAIVGGLLAMILVHKFSIATYVGVGLTCTMVSYTAFYASSNIWFATCCFITLGIFMAFSNTGYDTIYQKNIPPNLMGRFGSSVSLVQSVIQIVLTFSLGILADWFSLQLVAVIFGAVGLVFALFMSIYIATNKQALQIKESNN, via the coding sequence ATGGCGATGATTCGAAAATATGGGATGTTATTAGGGGGATTCGGCTTTTCATATCTTGGCAATTGGATTTACCTTGTCGCTTTAAATTTAATGGTTTGGCATTTAACTTATTCTGCGACAGCAGTTGCGGGTATCTTTATAGTTGGTCCGATTGCACGTATACTGACCAATTTTGTGGCAGGCTCAATTATTGATCGGTCGAACAAAAGAAAGATAATGATCGCAATGGATGTTATACGTGGAATTATTGTTTTCCTTATGCCATTTATAACGTCTATCTGGCTCATCTATAGCTTGTTATTTTTAGCGAATATAGCGAGTAGTTTTTTCGGGCCAAGTAGTACATATTATATTGCGAAATACGTACGCGATGAAGATAAGCAACGTTTTAACGCATTATTAGGCACATTAAATTCAGGTTCTTTTATGTTAGGTCCTGCCATCGCAGGTGTCCTTATTGCTGTTTTTAATATAAGTATCGCCATATGGATTAATAGCGTGACATTTTTCGTTTGTGCGTGGGTCATTTCGCGTTTACCGAATATAGAAGAGCAAGTAGAAGAGAAGCGTGTAGTGCTTACAATGAGTGTAATAATAAATGATTTTAAAGTGGTTTGGACTTTTATAAAGCAGCAACGGAATTTCTTGAAATTTTTTATGTCCTATCAAATTGCACTAATGGTTGCTTTTGCATTAGATTCACAAGAAATGACTTTTATAAAGAAAGTTTTATCTGCTTCGGATAGTCTTTACGGTGTGCTAGTAAGTATTGCTGGCGTTGGGGCTATTGTTGGTGGTTTATTGGCAATGATTTTAGTACATAAATTTTCAATTGCTACCTATGTAGGGGTTGGACTTACGTGTACGATGGTTTCCTATACCGCCTTTTATGCATCAAGCAATATTTGGTTTGCTACGTGTTGTTTTATCACGTTAGGAATTTTTATGGCATTCAGCAATACTGGATACGATACTATCTATCAAAAAAATATTCCGCCAAATTTAATGGGACGATTCGGTAGTTCTGTTAGCCTTGTTCAAAGTGTTATACAAATTGTACTTACGTTTAGTTTAGGTATATTGGCAGACTGGTTTTCACTACAGCTCGTAGCAGTCATTTTTGGTGCAGTCGGTCTTGTGTTTGCACTCTTTATGTCTATCTATATAGCAACAAATAAGCAAGCACTGCAAATTAAAGAAAGTAATAATTAG
- a CDS encoding redoxin family protein, whose protein sequence is MYNFKLLLVMLAAVFLLGACTGDSTSSTKAAAKNEGTIAPNFELVDTKGDTYNLADYKGKKVYVKFWASWCSICLAGLEELNTLAGEEQDFVVLSIVSPNFNNEKKSDAFIKWFNGVEGTSNIKVLLDEDGAIAKQYNIRAYPTSSYIGSDGQLIQTLPGHVSNPQIIEKFKSIQ, encoded by the coding sequence ATGTACAATTTTAAACTGCTCCTTGTCATGTTAGCAGCAGTGTTTCTTTTAGGGGCATGCACGGGGGATTCGACATCCTCAACGAAAGCAGCAGCTAAAAATGAAGGGACTATCGCTCCAAACTTCGAATTAGTTGATACGAAGGGCGATACCTACAATCTTGCTGACTATAAAGGCAAAAAAGTGTATGTGAAATTTTGGGCCTCTTGGTGCTCCATTTGCTTAGCAGGCTTAGAAGAATTAAATACACTAGCTGGGGAAGAGCAGGATTTTGTTGTCTTAAGCATCGTATCACCCAATTTCAATAATGAAAAAAAGAGTGATGCATTTATTAAATGGTTTAACGGTGTTGAAGGAACATCCAATATTAAAGTGCTATTAGATGAAGATGGTGCAATTGCGAAACAATACAATATACGAGCCTATCCAACATCGTCCTATATCGGCTCAGATGGTCAACTCATTCAAACACTGCCTGGCCATGTAAGTAATCCACAAATTATTGAGAAATTTAAAAGTATCCAATAA
- a CDS encoding cytochrome c biogenesis CcdA family protein, producing the protein MGEQLLFSTVFIAGILSFLSPCIVPLLPVYFSVLSTNERGIAIQHSWALGKWQVNPHLIFKTLLFVFGLSTSFVILGFGAGFLGAFINKDWFIAVCGVVVVLLGLHQIGLLKLAVLHKETKVQLKRSDKRDLLGTYLLGLTFSMGWTPCIGPILGAVLGISASEGQATYGALMMFFYALGLLIPFLLLAIFSDLLLQHVKKMNKHIGKIKIAGGIIIIFMGIVLMTNNLNLLLTLIPQ; encoded by the coding sequence GTGGGCGAACAGCTTTTATTCAGTACAGTTTTTATTGCAGGGATACTATCCTTCCTTTCCCCCTGCATAGTCCCATTACTACCTGTTTACTTTTCAGTACTTTCAACCAATGAGCGTGGTATCGCTATACAACACAGCTGGGCTTTAGGTAAATGGCAAGTGAACCCACATTTAATTTTCAAGACGCTTCTTTTTGTTTTTGGTCTCTCTACAAGCTTTGTCATCTTAGGATTTGGCGCCGGTTTTCTTGGTGCGTTTATTAATAAAGACTGGTTTATCGCCGTATGCGGTGTAGTAGTCGTGTTGCTCGGCCTACATCAAATAGGTCTTTTGAAGTTAGCAGTGCTCCATAAAGAAACAAAAGTACAACTGAAAAGAAGCGATAAACGTGATTTACTTGGTACCTATTTATTGGGTCTTACGTTTAGTATGGGCTGGACGCCTTGTATCGGGCCTATTTTAGGGGCGGTATTAGGAATATCAGCTAGCGAGGGACAGGCCACTTATGGGGCACTTATGATGTTTTTTTATGCGCTCGGGCTATTAATCCCCTTTTTACTTCTTGCTATTTTCTCTGATTTACTATTACAACATGTTAAAAAAATGAATAAGCATATAGGGAAAATTAAAATTGCCGGTGGGATTATCATTATTTTTATGGGAATTGTCTTAATGACAAATAATTTAAATCTGTTACTTACGCTCATTCCACAATAA
- a CDS encoding response regulator transcription factor has translation MYKLLVVDDEAIIIKGIRSFVNFEELSISEVFEASNGETALESFKNHSPDLVLADINMPKMNGLDFAITAKTIKPNVKIAIITGYDYFDYAVTALKAGIDDYVLKPVSKNDIQETLKNLIAKIQATQSQHELSRLVEGILSETNINNDTGYKARIQKEIDRNIANVDFSLSYLAKQMALSNSYLSSLFKSLYGKNFQDYMLSIRLDRAKIFLLSTDMKVYEIAAAVGFDDPNYFSATFKRKFDISPNQFREKMRE, from the coding sequence ATGTACAAATTATTAGTGGTCGATGATGAAGCAATCATCATAAAAGGAATTCGCTCATTTGTTAACTTTGAGGAGCTTTCCATTTCTGAAGTATTTGAAGCATCAAATGGAGAGACCGCACTTGAAAGCTTTAAAAACCATAGTCCTGACCTCGTTTTAGCTGACATCAATATGCCGAAAATGAACGGCCTCGATTTTGCCATTACAGCAAAAACAATTAAACCTAATGTAAAAATTGCTATTATTACAGGCTATGACTATTTTGATTATGCCGTAACTGCATTAAAGGCAGGCATTGATGATTACGTCTTAAAACCCGTTTCTAAAAATGATATTCAAGAAACGTTAAAAAATCTGATAGCAAAAATTCAAGCAACACAAAGTCAGCATGAGCTATCTCGGCTTGTGGAAGGCATTTTGAGTGAAACAAACATAAATAATGACACAGGCTATAAAGCGAGAATACAAAAAGAAATAGACCGTAACATTGCAAATGTCGATTTTTCTTTAAGCTATTTAGCAAAACAAATGGCACTCAGTAATTCCTATTTAAGTAGCTTGTTTAAGAGCCTATACGGTAAAAACTTTCAAGATTATATGCTATCCATCCGCTTAGATAGAGCGAAAATTTTTTTGCTCAGCACAGATATGAAAGTGTACGAAATTGCAGCTGCTGTAGGCTTTGATGATCCCAATTATTTCAGCGCTACATTCAAACGAAAATTTGATATTTCTCCCAATCAATTTAGAGAAAAAATGAGAGAATAG
- the msrAB gene encoding bifunctional peptide-methionine (S)-S-oxide reductase MsrA/peptide-methionine (R)-S-oxide reductase MsrB has translation MNIKLFGVLFSVLLFLSACSVDTSLLTSSVSTAQAESKYPPNPNVNLNFDTNNLKDIWLAGGCFWGVEAYMARVYGVYDAESGYANGNTENPTYEDVIWRNTGHAETVHVRYDPERVNLEKLLTHFFQIIDPTLLNQQGNDRGTQYRTGIYYTDEADKRIIDQVVAKEQERYDDPIVTEVEPLKNFTLAEEYHQDYLEKNPNGYCHVEFDSLKNQEMPSLIDPALYPKPSDEEIKKMLTKEQYRVTQGNGTEMAYSNEYWDNYDPGIYVDIVTGEPLFSSADKYDSRCGWPSFTKPIDPAVVLEFKDTSFNMIRTEVRSRTGDSHLGHVFNDGPIDRGGLRYCINSAAIKFIPQAEMESAGYGYLIPLTK, from the coding sequence ATGAATATAAAACTATTTGGTGTATTGTTTAGTGTTTTATTATTTTTATCAGCTTGCTCAGTCGATACTTCTTTGTTAACTAGTAGTGTAAGTACAGCCCAAGCAGAATCTAAGTATCCACCCAACCCAAACGTCAACTTAAATTTTGATACAAATAATTTAAAAGATATTTGGCTTGCAGGTGGTTGTTTCTGGGGTGTAGAAGCATATATGGCACGTGTTTACGGTGTTTATGATGCAGAGTCAGGTTACGCCAATGGAAATACAGAAAATCCAACTTATGAAGATGTTATTTGGAGAAATACAGGGCATGCGGAAACGGTTCATGTTCGTTATGATCCCGAACGAGTTAATTTAGAAAAGCTATTAACACATTTCTTCCAAATTATTGACCCTACCTTATTAAATCAGCAAGGAAATGACCGTGGCACACAATATCGTACGGGGATTTACTATACAGATGAAGCAGATAAACGAATCATTGATCAGGTAGTGGCGAAAGAACAAGAACGCTACGATGACCCGATTGTTACTGAAGTGGAACCACTTAAAAACTTTACACTTGCAGAAGAATACCACCAAGATTATCTTGAAAAAAATCCAAATGGCTATTGTCATGTAGAGTTTGATTCATTGAAAAATCAAGAAATGCCATCCCTTATTGACCCAGCTTTATATCCAAAGCCAAGTGATGAGGAAATTAAAAAAATGTTAACAAAAGAGCAATATCGAGTAACACAAGGGAATGGTACAGAAATGGCTTACTCAAATGAATACTGGGACAACTATGATCCTGGTATTTACGTTGATATTGTAACAGGTGAGCCACTATTTTCATCTGCTGACAAATATGATTCTAGATGTGGTTGGCCAAGCTTTACTAAGCCGATTGATCCAGCCGTGGTGCTTGAGTTTAAAGATACGAGTTTTAATATGATTAGAACCGAAGTGAGAAGCCGTACGGGTGATAGTCACTTAGGACATGTGTTTAACGATGGACCTATCGATCGTGGTGGTTTGCGTTACTGTATAAATAGTGCTGCGATTAAATTTATTCCACAAGCTGAAATGGAATCAGCTGGTTATGGTTACTTAATACCGCTAACTAAATAA
- a CDS encoding PadR family transcriptional regulator: MVRSDIIRGHLDSIILRLILEKDRYGYEISQEISVRTNNRFQIKEATLYAVFQRLEKKEVIEAYYGDVSHGGKRKYYRITSLGKAYLSELVKEWTEVKEIIDLFMEGLE; this comes from the coding sequence ATGGTTCGAAGTGACATTATCCGCGGACATTTGGATTCAATTATTTTACGGCTAATTTTAGAGAAGGATCGTTATGGCTATGAAATTTCCCAAGAAATAAGCGTCCGTACAAATAATCGTTTTCAAATTAAAGAAGCAACTTTATACGCAGTATTTCAACGTTTAGAAAAAAAGGAAGTAATTGAAGCCTATTATGGTGATGTATCACATGGAGGCAAAAGGAAGTATTACCGCATCACCTCGTTAGGCAAAGCTTATTTAAGCGAGCTTGTTAAAGAGTGGACAGAAGTGAAGGAAATTATCGACTTATTTATGGAGGGCTTAGAATGA
- a CDS encoding MarR family winged helix-turn-helix transcriptional regulator produces the protein MLNNNPMQNVEVIMREMLEIQQKSMMFVNLLSEGESLSQNQLILLLQLKINGGMKATEIADFFSVTPGAVTSMCDKLEKLNLLQRVRENEDRRVVNMILTNDGETKVHEIFLKFPQEKLAEIAKVLIEVNKLMQKIF, from the coding sequence ATGTTAAATAATAACCCAATGCAAAACGTAGAAGTGATAATGCGAGAAATGCTTGAAATACAACAAAAATCGATGATGTTTGTTAATCTGCTATCAGAAGGTGAATCATTATCACAAAACCAACTAATTCTACTTCTACAGCTAAAAATTAATGGTGGTATGAAAGCAACTGAAATTGCGGATTTCTTTAGCGTAACCCCTGGTGCTGTTACGTCCATGTGCGATAAACTAGAAAAATTAAATTTATTACAACGAGTGAGAGAAAATGAAGATCGACGCGTCGTAAACATGATATTAACAAATGATGGAGAGACAAAAGTACATGAAATATTTTTGAAGTTTCCACAAGAAAAACTAGCCGAGATAGCAAAAGTGTTAATTGAAGTGAATAAATTAATGCAAAAAATTTTTTAG
- a CDS encoding serine hydrolase domain-containing protein, with amino-acid sequence MYKKQLAILKIFAMTLLMLFTTVNGVVFATGDVTDKTLDIAAINAFMAKEIDRLNIPGVSLAIVKENHVEYLQGYGVSSPDGTNMTPQTPIVIGSVSKSFTALAIMQLVEQGKIHLDDLVYNVLPGFQLADKEQSKKITIQHLLNQTSGLSTYDGQVAISQGDKTLKEHVQSLANIKLSSPVGKHYEYSNLNYSILGAIIEEVTNTPYKAYIDEFIFKPLEMNNSYADPKDDINNTISHGYQTVFGMKVPTEQLIHDGTVPSGYIISSAEDMANYMMAQLNEGKFNGKSILSANAMHTLHQPSSFISHNTYYAMGWEVNNDVISHNGWTENTYAKVLLDRQYGISLQINAMDYFNLNEYDAIVSGLNKLVHHEQPTISNSNPFMKYIIFDLIFVIIILLIARTVYKNFKRNKQKISTFRTVLNWLSLIIFNILLPLFILIGFPKLFGPLSTVTIFAPGIGHLLFLIPIMLLMVDVLIVGKLLLKKPNVSAKTSL; translated from the coding sequence ATGTATAAAAAACAATTAGCCATTCTAAAAATTTTCGCCATGACCTTGCTCATGCTATTCACGACTGTTAACGGTGTTGTCTTTGCAACCGGTGATGTTACAGATAAAACTCTAGATATTGCTGCTATTAATGCGTTTATGGCAAAAGAAATCGATAGGCTGAACATTCCAGGTGTTTCACTTGCTATCGTTAAAGAAAATCATGTTGAATATTTGCAAGGGTATGGTGTCTCTAGCCCAGATGGCACAAATATGACACCACAAACACCTATTGTTATTGGATCAGTTAGTAAATCATTTACAGCTCTTGCCATTATGCAGCTTGTAGAACAAGGGAAAATTCATTTAGATGATTTAGTATACAATGTGCTACCAGGATTCCAACTTGCAGATAAAGAGCAATCTAAAAAAATAACCATTCAACACTTACTAAACCAAACGAGCGGTCTTTCTACATATGATGGTCAAGTAGCGATATCGCAAGGAGATAAAACATTAAAAGAACATGTACAAAGCTTAGCAAATATAAAATTGTCATCACCTGTTGGTAAACACTACGAATATTCGAATTTAAATTATAGCATTTTAGGTGCAATCATAGAGGAAGTTACAAATACCCCTTATAAAGCGTATATAGATGAATTTATATTTAAACCGCTTGAAATGAACAATAGCTATGCTGATCCAAAAGATGATATCAACAATACTATCTCACACGGCTATCAAACTGTATTCGGCATGAAGGTACCAACAGAGCAATTAATCCATGATGGCACCGTTCCTTCTGGTTACATTATTTCTAGCGCAGAAGATATGGCTAATTACATGATGGCACAATTGAATGAAGGAAAATTTAATGGAAAAAGCATTTTGTCAGCAAACGCAATGCATACTCTGCACCAACCATCCTCGTTCATTTCGCATAATACTTATTATGCCATGGGCTGGGAAGTAAATAATGACGTCATCTCCCATAATGGATGGACAGAAAATACTTATGCAAAAGTGTTGTTAGATAGGCAATACGGTATTAGTCTTCAAATCAATGCTATGGATTATTTTAATTTAAATGAATATGATGCCATAGTTAGTGGCCTTAACAAACTTGTCCATCATGAACAACCTACTATATCTAATAGTAACCCTTTTATGAAATATATAATATTTGATTTGATATTCGTAATAATCATTCTGCTAATTGCTCGCACGGTCTATAAAAATTTCAAACGTAACAAACAGAAAATATCAACCTTCCGTACAGTCCTTAATTGGTTGTCACTAATTATATTTAATATTCTACTCCCTTTATTTATTTTAATTGGATTCCCCAAATTATTCGGGCCACTTTCTACGGTAACAATATTTGCTCCAGGCATTGGACATTTGTTATTTCTAATACCTATAATGCTTTTAATGGTGGATGTCCTTATAGTAGGAAAACTATTGTTAAAAAAGCCTAACGTAAGTGCAAAAACCTCACTTTGA